In one window of Acidobacteriota bacterium DNA:
- a CDS encoding tyrosine-type recombinase/integrase yields the protein MNQVGLEFRGAFRSALREAKIQNFHWHDLRHTFASYLVMEGASLLAVSTLLGHRDLSMTKRYTHLSPEYLKNGVELISDRISGKKAVSVVVAS from the coding sequence CTGAATCAAGTCGGCCTGGAATTTCGAGGGGCTTTTCGGTCGGCACTTCGAGAGGCAAAAATCCAGAATTTCCATTGGCATGACTTGAGACACACCTTTGCCTCGTATCTGGTGATGGAGGGGGCTTCTCTGCTTGCGGTGTCGACCTTGCTCGGTCATCGGGATTTATCGATGACCAAACGGTACACACATCTGTCGCCCGAGTATCTGAAGAATGGTGTGGAGCTCATCTCGGATCGTATTTCGGGGAAAAAGGCTGTAAGCGTGGTGGTAGCTTCATGA